A window from Herpetosiphonaceae bacterium encodes these proteins:
- a CDS encoding glycosyltransferase family 4 protein, which yields MSSLHLLRLTDTSGAFVSGDVFEQAFAASLRHIGVAVTRNNHEEFWSAAQSRLVDSPAPLPERLSADVALFERAFGAYDVICPDYRYLFFAPLLMALRNQARSPVAFCLIAHSPGLYALEWALLAPLLSERDVIIAPSEFARDAIQALNGDLAPYIRVAPHPAALEGALAPHQAPPSSDGRRRPVSLLSLSRIIPTKLIHRQIDALALLRQWGYTQIKLRIAGELCDPTTQEHTPYASVLIARVRRLGLEAHVEFLGTIRDTRQKIALLQASDILLNLSTTLEESFGKALVEALSVGTPALVTRWDGLVEIVGACGGCVDVQSSAATGVLDMDAAALARQVLALLDGSFALGDCRERLQAMYPASAGRRYREVLAAALDREAIVPDAAALLVAARRAAPETGILSRTAPLTVMTWTELFLAYLDELREHQDELHPPAALNMAAQIQAQADAAASARQRVSVRKLLIMATAPYLESFYAYRDRVDVIAATSAPKSLDRTSTIDTIDTVIECGIRDVDATPASRFACLVSGAHVRLDIELKETLKTLFADRSLMRVTVLSALGEWQPMYALCMELTAVPREDQYVLLPALATVGRILKPGDAYVQRLVAWVRAFPDHFYTWVILMRIVETLDDAPMPRPAKLALYDECLLHFETIVARKDLVQQFRHKVTRGKLGLLFQADAL from the coding sequence ATGTCATCGTTACATCTACTTCGGCTGACAGATACGAGCGGGGCATTTGTTTCAGGAGATGTCTTCGAGCAAGCCTTTGCCGCAAGCCTGCGCCATATCGGCGTTGCTGTAACGAGGAACAACCACGAGGAGTTTTGGAGCGCTGCGCAATCGCGCCTGGTCGATTCGCCCGCGCCGCTGCCGGAGCGGCTGTCTGCGGATGTGGCCTTATTCGAGCGGGCTTTCGGCGCGTATGACGTGATCTGCCCCGACTATCGCTACCTTTTTTTCGCGCCGCTGTTGATGGCGCTCCGCAATCAAGCCAGATCGCCGGTTGCGTTTTGCCTCATTGCTCACTCGCCTGGCCTGTATGCCTTGGAGTGGGCACTCTTAGCGCCCTTGTTGTCGGAGCGAGATGTGATTATCGCGCCGAGCGAGTTTGCGCGTGATGCGATTCAAGCGCTAAACGGCGATCTCGCCCCCTACATTCGAGTCGCTCCCCACCCCGCCGCGCTGGAGGGAGCGCTTGCCCCGCACCAGGCACCTCCGTCGAGTGATGGGCGTCGACGTCCGGTTTCGCTGCTGAGCCTGTCGCGGATCATTCCAACCAAGCTGATCCATCGGCAGATCGATGCGCTGGCGCTGCTCCGGCAGTGGGGATACACGCAGATAAAGCTGCGCATTGCCGGCGAGCTATGCGATCCGACGACACAGGAGCACACGCCCTATGCCAGCGTCCTGATCGCGCGGGTGCGCAGGCTTGGCCTTGAAGCGCATGTGGAATTTCTGGGAACGATCCGCGATACCCGGCAGAAGATCGCGCTGCTGCAAGCAAGTGACATCCTGCTCAACCTCTCGACAACGCTTGAAGAATCCTTTGGAAAAGCCCTGGTCGAGGCGCTCAGCGTCGGCACGCCCGCGCTGGTGACGCGCTGGGACGGGCTTGTCGAGATCGTCGGCGCGTGCGGCGGATGCGTCGATGTGCAGAGCAGCGCGGCGACCGGCGTGCTCGATATGGATGCCGCCGCTCTGGCTCGACAGGTTCTTGCATTGCTCGACGGCAGCTTTGCTCTAGGAGATTGTCGCGAGCGTCTTCAAGCGATGTATCCGGCCTCGGCTGGCAGGCGCTACCGAGAAGTCTTAGCCGCCGCGCTGGATCGGGAAGCGATCGTTCCAGATGCCGCCGCCCTGTTGGTCGCCGCTCGGCGGGCCGCGCCTGAGACTGGGATATTATCTCGAACTGCCCCGCTGACCGTGATGACATGGACGGAGCTGTTCCTCGCCTATCTCGACGAGCTGCGGGAGCATCAGGACGAGCTGCATCCGCCAGCGGCGCTGAATATGGCAGCGCAGATCCAGGCGCAGGCAGATGCGGCGGCGAGCGCTCGTCAGCGTGTATCCGTGCGCAAGCTGCTGATCATGGCAACAGCTCCGTACCTGGAGTCCTTCTACGCCTACCGGGATCGTGTCGACGTGATCGCCGCAACGTCTGCGCCAAAGAGCCTTGACCGAACTTCCACGATAGATACAATCGACACGGTGATCGAGTGCGGCATCCGTGACGTAGATGCTACTCCCGCATCTCGTTTTGCCTGCCTGGTGTCGGGAGCGCACGTGCGACTGGACATCGAGCTGAAAGAAACGCTCAAAACCCTCTTTGCCGATCGTAGCCTGATGCGGGTTACGGTTTTATCTGCGCTGGGCGAGTGGCAGCCGATGTATGCGCTCTGCATGGAATTAACCGCCGTTCCACGTGAAGATCAGTACGTGCTGTTGCCAGCCCTGGCAACAGTAGGCCGGATTCTCAAGCCCGGCGATGCATACGTGCAAAGGCTGGTGGCCTGGGTCAGGGCCTTTCCCGACCATTTTTATACCTGGGTCATCTTGATGCGCATTGTTGAAACACTGGACGACGCCCCGATGCCCCGACCCGCTAAGCTGGCTTTGTACGACGAGTGCCTCCTGCATTTTGAAACAATCGTCGCTAGAAAAGACCTCGTTCAGCAGTTCCGCCACAAGGTGACACGCGGCAAGCTCGGCCTTTTGTTTCAAGCGGATGCGTTATGA